The Silene latifolia isolate original U9 population chromosome 4, ASM4854445v1, whole genome shotgun sequence region TCCCTATTTACAAGAGTGGGGGTATATTGGTAGATGCAGTTTGTGACATGGCGGCAGCTGGTTGGGATGTTGTTCATGCTCAGAGGTTCTTGGCTGCGGTGTTGGGGTCGACACTTTTTGTCGACAAATAAGGTGATAGGTTACGTCCTCAGTGATACTGATTTTGTACACCACTACGCTTAGGGAGCCGGTGCACTAGCCTTCATGTACCGACAGTTGGGTGTGGCTTACTTATGCTTCCATTTGGTGAGATCCGTATGGGCCGCGTCAGGAGGAGTATCATCCTCGTACTCTGTTTGCCGGTTGTGTTCGTTTCATGGACATAGTCAAGCCGTACCAGCCCGATCGGTGTTTACGTTAGTTTGGGTATGTGCAGGTAATACCCAATTCCATTATGAGAACGATGGCGCACCGTCCTGCTTCGGGGATAGGGTACGAGGTTAGTGTCGGGGCGGTGGCCGATCATCTTTGGGATTGTTGGGAGGATCACTTGGTTCACCTTTCTCGTAGATCAAGACCAGTTAGTTTCCCGGGGATAACGGCGCCAGATTACAAGAATTGGTATAATGGGAGTTCTCACCCGTTGATCATTGATCCCGACCACCATGATGCCCCCGCTGCACATGACGATTTTGATGTCC contains the following coding sequences:
- the LOC141652955 gene encoding uncharacterized protein LOC141652955; the protein is MRTMAHRPASGIGYEVSVGAVADHLWDCWEDHLVHLSRRSRPVSFPGITAPDYKNWYNGSSHPLIIDPDHHDAPAAHDDFDVPAETARALVFQFAQAGRIADDKKQLSFFRKMMKNIQPLVERARHIQSTRGPRQTPGDHVQRRSDGVFTDSEGEDDE